DNA from Nitrospina gracilis Nb-211:
CCGACGGCTTCACGCCCAGCTCCACGCAGATCGTGCAGGTGCTGACCTTGTCCGGCACCGTGCGGGATTACGAAGCCCACACCGGCATGCTGTTTTTCACCTACCGGCTGGGGGATTGAGGAAAGGACAGGTCCCTTGGTAAGGAGAGAGGCGATGGATGGCGCCTACTGGCCATCGTTGTCCCACCAGGCATTCGCCATTTTTTTCCGGGCAATGCATCCGGCCCTTTGCCGCGGGTCACGCCCGCCGGGCCACGCCCGCTCAACCGCCGTTGTGGCACTTCTTGCAGTCGCCTTTGGAGGAGAAGGCTGTCTCGCCGTCGTGGCAGGCTCCGCAAAACTGGCCGTTCTGCAGGGAATCCATCGTCAGCGCATTGCCTTCGTCGGCGCTACCGGCTTTCATTTTGAAAATTTTGGAATGGCAGTTGTTGCACTTGAGTTTTTTCCCCAGATGGACTTCATGGCTGAAGACCACTGGCGGCAGGGACTTCGTGTCGGAGAAGGTGATGTCCGGCGGTCCGCCCGCCTTCAGGCTATTGGGAGCCAACAGGGCGAACGCGGCGCATACCGCAAGCAGGGTGGAGAAAATTGGAAGCCATTGTCTGAGTTGCATGATGCCTTTCTGCCGGATTTATTTGCTCCGGACAAACACGAAGTCGCCGCCCGCATGGCCGGAGTTTTTGATGATGTTGTATTCGGGCACCTGTTCGGCGCGGCCCGCCACCGGTTCCTTGATGTATTTGTAGAATAACTGCTCCGCCGTAAAGATTTCTTCCTCCACCATGTTGAGCGCGTCGATGAAGGCACGCGCGAACACGGAATGCCCGCCGCCTCCGCCGTCCGCCACCGGCTCGTTGCCGCCGGAGGCCATCAGCGTGCGCGACGAGCGCTTGTGCATTTTTTCAAGAAAGCGTTTTTGCTGGTCCGGCGTGGACAGGTTGGTGATCGCCGAACGCGTGAGCGTGCCGGAATAACAACTGTCCGCCACCACCAGAACGTGGCGCGAGGCGAAGCGGCGGATGTTGGTGGTGATGTTGTCCACGATCAGCCAGTTGGCGTCGCTGTCGCGCTCCGCATCGGCGGGAAGCCAGTATGCCTTGTTGACGGTCTTGTCGAATTCGCCGTGTCCGGCGTAGTAGATGAGCAAATTGTCGCTGGGTCCCATCATCTTGCGGGCGTTGTTGAAGGCGCGCATGATCTCCGTGCGCGACACGTCGAGCAGAAGATTCGTCTTGAATCCGTAT
Protein-coding regions in this window:
- a CDS encoding cytochrome c3 family protein, whose amino-acid sequence is MQLRQWLPIFSTLLAVCAAFALLAPNSLKAGGPPDITFSDTKSLPPVVFSHEVHLGKKLKCNNCHSKIFKMKAGSADEGNALTMDSLQNGQFCGACHDGETAFSSKGDCKKCHNGG